In Populus nigra chromosome 1, ddPopNigr1.1, whole genome shotgun sequence, one genomic interval encodes:
- the LOC133669609 gene encoding signal recognition particle subunit SRP54 2-like codes for MVLAQLGGSISRAIQQMSNATIIDEKALNDCLNEITRALLQSDVQFKLVRDMQTNIKKIVNLDDLAAGHNKRRIIQQAIFNELCKILDPGKPSFTPKKGKTSVVMFVGLQGSGKTTTCTKYAYYHQKKGWKPALVCADTFRAGAFDQLKQNATKAKIPFYGSYTESDPVKIAEEGVETFKKENCDLIIVDTSGRHKQEAALFEEMRQVSEATKPDLIIFVMDSSIGQAAFDQAQAFKQMVAVGAVIITKMDGHAKGGGALSAVAATKSPVIFIGTGEHMDEFEVFDVKPFVSRLLGMGDWSGFMDKIHEVVPMDQQPELLQKLSEGNFTLRIMYEQFQNLLKMGPIGQVFSMLPGFSAELMPKGHEKESQAKIKRYMTMMDSMTNEELDSSNPKLMNDSRMMRIARGAGRPIRDVMEMLEEYKRLAKVWSKMKGLKIPKKGEMSSLSRNMNAQHMSKVLPPQMLKQIGGMGGLQNLMKQMGSAKDMMGMFGGGDK; via the exons atggTGTTGGCGCAGTTAGGAGGGAGCATATCCCGAGCAATCCAGCAAATGAGCAATGCAACAATCATCGACGAGAAAGCATTAAACGACTGCTTGAACGAGATCACTCGCGCGCTTCTTCAATCCGATGTCCAATTCAAGCTTGTTCGTGACATGCAAACTAATATCAAGAAAATCGTCAATCTCGACGATCTCGCTGCCGGTCACAACAAGCGCAGAATCATCCAACAa GCGATATTTAATGAGCTCTGCAAGATTTTGGACCCAGGGAAGCCCTCATTTACCCCAAAGAAGGGGAAAACTAGTGTTGTTATGTTTGTAGGTTTACAAg GGTCTGGAAAAACGACTACATGTACAAAATACGCTTATTATCATCAGAAAAAAGGATGGAAACCTGCCCTCGTTTGCGCTGATACGTTTAGAGCTGGTGCATTTGATCAGTTAAAGCAGAATGCAACTAAAGCTAAAATTCCATTTTATGGAAG CTATACGGAATCGGATCCTGTAAAAATAGCTGAGGAAGGTGTAGAAACATTTAAGAAGGAAAATTGTGATCTTATAATTGTTGATACAAGTGGACGGCATAAACAGGAAGCTGCACTTTTTGAAGAAATGCGTCAAGTTTCAGAAGCAACT AAACCGGAtcttattatatttgttatggATAGCAGTATTGGTCAAGCTGCATTTGATCAAGCTCAAGCTTTTAAGCAAATGGTTGCAGTTGGAGCTGTGATTATTACTAAAATGGATGGTCATGCAAAGGGTGGTGGTGCGCTTAGTGC AGTTGCCGCAACTAAGAGTCCTGTCATTTTTATTGGTACTGGAGAGCATATGGATGAGTTCGAAGTCTTTGATGTTAAACCTTTTGTTAGTCGCCTTTTAG GCATGGGTGACTGGTCTGGATTCATGGACAAAATTCATGAGGTTGTTCCCATGGATCAGCAGCCCGAGCTTCTACAAAAGCTGTCAGAAGGGAACTTTACCTTAAGGATTATGTATGAGCAATTCCAGAATCTACTAAAAATGGGTCCCATTGGCCAG GTATTTTCAATGCTTCCTGGGTTTAGTGCTGAATTAATGCCAAAAGGTCATGAAAAGGAAAGCCAGGCTAAGATTAAGCGATACATGACCATGATGGATTCAATGACTAATGAAG AGTTGGATAGTTCAAATCCAAAGCTCATGAATGACTCACGTATGATGAGGATAGCACGGGGTGCTGGCCGTCCAATTAGAGATGTAATGGAAATGTTGGAAGAGTACAAGCGACTTGCTAAAGTCTGGAGCAAAATGAAGGGGCTTAAGATTCCTAAGAAGGGTGAGATGAGTTCCCTGTCTAGAAACATGAATGCACAGCACATGAGCAAAGTCCTCCCTCCACAGATGCTGAAGCAGATTGGTGGCATGGGTGGCTTGCAAAACTTAATGAAGCAAATGGGATCAGCAAAAGACATGATGGGCATGTTTGGAGGCGGGGACAAGTAA